TTTCCAGTCTTGTCCAAAATTAGTAGATTTGAATACACCACTAGAACCTACTGCAAATACTACATCAGGAGCTACAGGAGAATATCCCAAGCGAGTAACAAAAGGAGCTGTATCATCTTCTTTATCGCTAATTCCTGTTGATGAAAATGAGACACTATTTCCTCCATCAGTAGAACGAACAATATCATTGTTTGTATAAGAAACGAGCATGAAGTCTGGTTTGGTTGCATGCCAAACACATTCCATTCCATCTCCACCATATACCTCTTTATAATCTGTTGAAGCATCTCCATCTTGACTAATTGAGAGTAAAGAGCCATTGTCTTGTGTTCCTCCTAAGTATTTGTCTTGTGTAGGATGTCTGTCTGCTCTATAAAACTGTGCAGTAGTTACATTATTAGTACCCTTATTGTCAATTTCTTTCCAAGAATTTCCGAAATTATCAGAGTGCCCCAATCCACCATCATTAACAGAAATCAAGCGAGAACCTGCAAAAGTTAACATATGATGATCTACATGAAGCTGATCACCACTAACAGGACCAGGGGTTTCTCCTTGTGATACACGCCCATGTGTCATACGTGTAATTTGGCTATCTTGATAAGTAACATCTCCATAGTTAAGACGCAAAACAGATGAGGCAGTAGGAGAAAATGAAGAGTTTGGAGTCAAGAAAGGCCATAAGAAATAAATTTGATCTACTTCATGTCCTGCATTTACTGTAATTCTATCACTAGGAGTTGTTTCATAAGGAATAGCATGCACAAACATATATTCACGAGTATTTACATAAGTTGGATCATTTGCTTCATCTCTTTCTGTAAAACTAAATTCTCCATCTCCTACATTATCACGAAAAGAAAACATAAGTTGCCTATTGTTTTCTATATCCCAAACTTCAAAAGGCACATCTACATAATCTTGATATACATATTCAGAAGCTGCAACACCTGAAGTAGCTCCTCCTCCTGCAGCTAAAAAACGGTGTGCTTTCTGTGACTTTCCAGGTCCAAAACGAAACTCTACAGTTACAGACTTACTAGGATTTTTTATTTCTACTCTGCCACCCCACTCAACAAAACCAGTAACACTTGTAAAACTAAGAAAATCTAAGTTTTCTTTCTCTCCACCCAAGAATTTACGAACTTTTCGGGTAGTTGCTGTATTTATTGTAGCTTTCCACAAATCTACGCCACCCCAATATACTGTGTTCTCATCTGTTGGATTTACGACAATAGCATTATCATAGAAGCCTTGTTGTAAATAATCTTCTCTTTTCTGAGTACGATTTTCTTCAACTATTTTCCAAGAAATACCTCTATCAGATGAAACTAAAAGACGAGATACAGCACCTGCAATATCTACAGAAGCATATATAATAGCTGGGTTTGTAGGAGAAATAGCTAGTTCAGAACGTCCTACACCACCACTTGCTGTTGCTTGAGTTTCTGCTACAGAAGTCATTGGAGTATCTTGCCAAGTAAGTCCTGCATCAGTAGAACGAATTAATTGACCTCCTTCACCTCCAGTACCGACAGCATACATGTTATTGAAGTTACCTGGTTCTGCAATTATTTGTTGTAATCTTTGAGTGTTATTATAGACACTTGTCCAAGATGTTCCTCCATTTGTAGAACGGAATATATTAGATGTAAAGCTATCCTCAGGATCAGTTCCTTTACTTTCAAAAGGGTTGTAAGAAGAGGTTACCAAAACTAAATTTGGATCAGTAGGAGAAACAATAACACGAGTTCCATGTAAAAAATCTGTTATACGAGGCACTGTAGCAGTTATACGATTCCAAGTATCTCCTCCATCAGTAGATTTAAAAACACCTCCACCATTAATACCAGCATTACCAAAAGGTGTTTCTCCTGTGGTTGCATACATAATATTTGGACTAGATTGTGCTTGTGCAATGGAAGTGATACCTAAGTGAGACATATTTCCTGATTTGTCTGTCCAAGTGTTTCCTCCGTCGGTAGTTTTCCAAATACCACCACCAGCAGTACCTATAAACCAAGTATTTTTAGAAGTATCTCGTACGTCCACAACAATACAACGAGTACGTCCAGCTACGTTACCAGGACCTCGCTCATCAAATACAAACTCTTCTTCAGTACGAGCATTACGAGTAGCTTCTAGGCTACTTTCTAAAGCTAATTGACGATACCCTATTTTATAGTTAGGATGTTTTTCTCCTTCCTTGGTACGAATATCATTCATATATTTTAAGTAACCCGAGATTTCCATTGTCTTTACATATCCCTCTCTGTTACGTATAGCAGCTTTTTTTGCAGCTTGCTTTTCTTTCCAGTCTTCTATATTTATACTTGATTCTTGTTTTTGTGATAAATCAACAGAAGTAGTATTTAGTTGAAAGTATCCAAAAATACCTGTACTAATTCCTAGGACTGTTACTCCAGTTAATAGGTATTTTTTATTCATTTTTTTTAAATTTTAAAAGTAAATCAGTTTATTATTTTGTTTTCAAATAAATTATTAGCAATCAATCCCCAAAAATATCTTCTTGATTAAAATAATGTTATAATATGTAAAGATACTAACCACCTTGTCTTTTAACAAATAGATTCATCATAATTCAATTAATAAAAAAAATCTTCTTAGCGTTTACTAAGAAGATTAATAATTTTTGAATCAAGAGAATATAACTACAAAAAGCTAAATTTTTATCAATTATTAAAACTCATCATCTTCTGAAATATAATCATCATATTCATCGAAATCAGTATCAAATTCGTCAAAATCTGGATCTAAATCAAGGTCTGAAAAATCATCCTCTAAATTAAATTTAGTATCGTCGTCGTCATCTAGATTTTTCACATTCCAAGTAGTTGAAGAAGCTTGATTAGAAAAAGAAGATGGTTCTTCGATAGAAATTAAGCTTTCTTGAGAGGTGTAATTATTTAATAACATAAAAGCAGGATTTTTAGGTGAAATATATAAGGTAAAAATCATTAGCAAGTAATCAGAACTTGATAATGGTTTGGGAAATAGAATAAATGAGGTGATTTTGATACAAGATTATTAAACAAATTTCAATTTACAAAGACGAATTCCAAATTAAGATATAATTTTTGTTGAAAAATAATTTAGTGAACCTAAATTTAGGTTTTTATTTGTATTTTACCCTCTATATTTACTTTTTACTTTTTTTATTGTTCATAACGAATTTTATTATCGTGATTTTTGAACTTACTATATTAGGTGCAAATGCTGCTATTCCTGCACACGGACGTTTTCCTACTTCTCAGGTTTTGTGTATCAATCATAGATATTATATGATTGACTGTGGAGAAGGTGCACAAATACAGTTATTTAGAAATAAAATAAAAATTAATAAAATACATGCCATTTTTATAAGTCATCTTCATGGCGACCATTATTTAGGACTTATGGGACTTCTAAACACCATGAATTTGCGTGGAAGAACCGAACCTCTCTATTTGTGTGCACCCAAAGGTTTACAAGAAATAATTATTTTGCAGCTCAAATATTCTTATGCAGTTCTTAATTATTCGCTTCATTTTGTGGAAACGAATCAAGAAGAATCTGTATTTTTATTTGAAGACGAAAAAGTAACAGTTCATACAATTCCTTTATTGCATAGAATTCCGTGTTGTGGTTTTTTATTTAGAGAAAAAGAAAAAGATAAAAATCTAATCAAAGAAAAAATTCCAACTGATTTGCCTGTTGCTGGAAGAATTGCTCTTAAAAAGGGAGAAAGTTTTGAGTATAATAATCAAATTTTGAAAAATGAAGAGTACACTTATGCACCAAATAAGAGACGAAGTTATGCTTTTTGTTCGGATACTGTTTATTTGCCTTCTTCACCTTTGATAGAAATTATTCAAAATGTAGATTTGTTGTATCATGAGGCTACTTTTACACAAGTACATGAAAAACGGGCTGCACAAACTTTTCATTCTACAGGTCAACAAGCTGCTTTGATTGCTAAAGAAGCAAATGTAGATAAACTCATTTTAGGACATTTCTCTACTCGTTATTACGATTTATTACCTGTTTTGGAAGAGGCACAAGCTGTTTTTCCCAATTCTGCTTTAGCGATTGAAGGCGAAACATTTCCTGTAAACGAATAGATTTTGATTGAATAATAATTACAGAAAGAATAATTTGAATCATCTCAAATGAAAAAAATAGAAACAAATCAAAAGAAACAAAATTTATATATCTTCTTGAGTGGATTGTTTTTGACAAATGCACTTATTGCTGAAGTAGTCGGAACAAAAATATTTTCATTAGAAAAAACTCTTGGTGTTCATCCTGCTCAAATAAAATTACCTATTTGGGATTCTCCCCTTGACTTTAATCTGACAGCTGGTGTGATGCTTTGGCCTGTTGTCTTTGTGATGACAGATATTATAAATGAATATTATGGTAAAAAGGGAGTTCGCAAAATATCTTTCCTTACAGCTGGTTTTATTGCTTATGCTTTTTTTATGATTTGGGTAGTTACTGGACTTTCTCCAGCAGCTTTTTGGGTAGAAATAAATAATCCATTGGATATAAATACGGCTTTTAATCGTATTTTTCTACAAAGCATGGGAATTATTATTGGTTCATTAACAGCTTTTTTATTAGGACAAATTATTGATGTAGTAACTTTTCAATGGCTACGAAAGTTTACAGGAAACAAAAACCTTTGGCTTCGTGCAACAGGCTCTACACTTATTTCTCAATTTATTGATAGTTTTGTAGTTTTGTTTATCGCTTTTTATTTTTTTGGAAATCCGAAGTGGAGTTTTAATCAAGTTGTTTCAGTCGGAATAATCAATTATATCTATAAGTTTTCTATTGCTATTTTACTTACTCCGACGCTTTACATTGTCCATTATTTAATAGATTCTTATTTGGGCAAACAAACAGCCAAAGAAATGATAGAGGAAGCAAGTGAGTCAGAATTGTTTTAAGATAAAAACTGGTTTAAGCAAGAACACTTAAACCAGTTTTATAATACTTGATTTACTGATTACGTAACTTGAATTATTTGATAGCCTTCCTCAAAGCCAACGCATAACCATAATGCACACCTTCATGTGTATTATTAAAATTTATTGCATCTTCAATACTTTTCAAAGTATAATTATAACTTGTTGGATATTCAGAATAAGAATCAAACATAGATTTACTTTCTGAATAATCTTTCTCAAATTTATCAATTAAATCGAAAGCTAGTTTTTTGAGTTCATCTACTTCTGCTTGACTGGCATCAGCTTCTGGTTTTGTTCCTTTTCTATATTTATTAATGAGTTCATCACTAATATACATTTCATTTCCAGAAAGTTTGTAACACAAAAGCTGCTGTGTAACGACAAGATGTCCAAAATTCCAAACTAGATTATTAGAAAATCCTTTTGGAATTTGATTGATTTGCTCTAATGAAAATTCATTCAATAGATTTAAAAAGTTTGTGCGAGTGGTTTTTAGGAGTTGCATATTTCAATTACGAATTAAAAATTACGATTAGAAAATTTTAAATTAAAATAATAGAATAGAAAGTCATTCCACATAATGACCAAAATAAAATAGACGAGAATATAAATAAAGAGATTTTCTGTATCAGAATATAACTGTTAAATTTCTCTATTGCACGTTTATGTCTATTATTTTTTGTGTATAACTTCATAAAATAATAACTAGGAACAACTAAAAGAATATACAATACAAGCAACATGTGACCTATTTCAAAAGAAAATAATGAAAGAAATAAATTTAGGATAATTAGATTCATCATAATAATTACTCCACTCATAGGTCTTTCACTAGAAGTAATTGTTTGTTCAAAACTTGGAGTTGCCATCTCAACGGCTGCTTTATGGTTCTTTCCATATACCCTCTTTACTATCTTAATATTTAAAATACTTAACAAGAATTTGCTTATTATATAAAGCCAAATATTTGTTACTACATATAGCGAATAAAATATTATATCTAAAAGTAAAATCATAAATCATAAAAACTAGTTATGATAAAATGTAATTCGTAATTAAATGCTTACTTCCCCTTCAAAATAGTATGTCCTAATTTATCTCTTTTTGTAGTAAGATATTTTTCATTGTGAGGATTAGCTTTTATTTCAATGGCTACATTTTCGACTATTTCTAATCCATAACCAATAAGACCAACACGCTTTTTAGGATTATTAGAGATTAGTTTTATTTTGCTTACTCCTAAATCTCTCAAAATTTGCGCTCCTACTCCGTAATCTCTAGCATCCATTTTGAAGCCTAGCTTCTCATTTGCTTCTACGGTATCATAACCTTGTTCTTGTAGTTTGTAGGCTTTGAGTTTGTTTACAAGTCCGATTCCTCGCCCTTCTTGATTCATATACAAAACAACTCCTTTGCCTTCTTGTTCTACAAATTTCATGGCTTGTTGGAGTTGGTCGCCACAATCACAGCGTAAAGAACCCAAAATATCGCCAGTTACACATGAAGAGTGAACCCGAACCAAAACAGGTTCATCTTTTTCCCATTCTCCTTTTACAAGTGCCAAGTGTGTATCGCCTGTGTCTTTTTGTGTATAGGCGTGAAGCTGAAAATCGCCCCATTTAGTAGGCATTTTGACATCAACTTCTTTGTCTATAAGTGAATCATTTGCAAGACGATACTCAATCAAATCTTTGATAGTGATGAGTTTCATATCAAATTTATCAGCAACTTCTCTAAGTTTAGGAAGGCGAGCCATTGAGCCATCATCATCCATTACTTCTATCAAAACACCAATGGGCTTAAAGCCTGCTAATTTTGCCAAATCCACAGCAGCTTCCGTATGCCCTGCACGACGCAAAACACCACCTTCTCTAGCTTTGAGAGGATTAATATGCCCAGGTCTGCCGAAATCTTCGGGTTTCATGTTTGGGTCTGTGATGGCTTTTATGGTGGCTGCTCTATCGTGTGTCGAAACGCCTGTTGTACAGCCGTGTCCTAATAAATCAACTGTAACAGTAAATGCTGTTTGTTTTGGGTCAGTATTTTTACCAACCATCAAATTAATTCCAAGCTCATCACAACGCTCTTGTGTAAGTGCCATACAAAGAACTCCACGAGCTTCTTTTAAAACAAAATTGACCATTTCAGGTGTGATACATTCGGCAGCACAAATAAAATCGCCTTCATTTTCTCTATCTTCATCATCTACTACGATTACAAATTTGCCAGCTTTTAGGTCAGCAATTGCTTCTTCGATAGTATCTAATTTTATCTCTGAATTGTTAGTTTTCATAGCTTGTTATTTTGGTATTGCTTGTGGGGACACAAGCAATGGTTAGATTTACCCATACAAGTAAGATTTTATTTTTCTGTTGCTCGTGTCCCCACGAGCGACATCGAACTATTTTTTCTTTTTAAAAGAACGAATAATTGCTTTTTGACTTAGCACAATACTCCATATCCCTTCAAATTTATTTTCCATAGAATTAAAATTTGGATAATTATAAAGTATTTTTTCTTTTCCGTGAAGGAGTTGTAAGTTTTCTTGGTAGAGTGTAGTATCTGTGATATTTTGATAGGCTTCAAAAATCTGTTTTTCTTTGTCGTATTCTATTGCAGAAATTTCTTTATAGTAAGTTATTTTTTCAATAACCTCTATTTCTGTGCTGTCTAACTCTAAAAGCTGATATAATTCTTTTTGTTTTCCTTCTTTATTTACTTCTAAAAACTGTACTATTTGTGATTTCTTATCTTCTATTTTTTTATAAATCTGTTGCGCTTTCGGAGTTGCACTTTCTAGTATTTGTCCTTCTGTTACTTTTGTGATGGTTACATTATCTTTCATTTCATAAAACTCTTCTTTTGTAACAGCTCGTTTGTCTGTAAAGGCATCACAACTTTGAAGTAATAAGGCAAGAGCAAGGAGAGAAAAAAATAATTTCATTTTGGAATAATTACGAATTACGATAATTAAATATAGCTTTACGTACAGAGATAACACAGATATAAGTAAATTTTAATAGCATTAAATTTGAAATTAACTGATAACTATTTACTAGTAACTGGTCGCTGATTTATCGGTTTAGTTCTACAAATTTCTCTACATCATTTGATTTTCCTAGAACAATCAAAACGTCAGATTGTTCTATGGCAATGTCATTTGTTGGTCTATTGATAAGATGTTCGGCAAAAAACTTTCTTCCGTCGTGGTATTCTTCATACACTCGTTTGATTGTAATAAGGTCTAATGCATAGTTATCTTTGAAGCGAACTTGACCTATTTTTCTATTTACAATTCTTCTAGGTGCTTGTATTTCTACAATGGAAAAATTATCAGGTAAAGGCAAAAAAGCTTTCATGTTTGGATTTAGTAGCTTTTCAGCAACGAGCTTTCCTACTTCATCTTCTGGAGAAAGAATTTCCTTTACACCTAGCTTTTCCAAAATCAAACGCTGCTGGTCTGCCATAGCACGAGCAATAATTCGTTTTACATTTAGTTCTAAAAGCTGAACGGTTGTAAGTAAAAGACCTTCTATATTTTCTCCAATGGCTACCAAAACAGCATCCATATCAGCTACATTTTGAGAACTAAGTGCTTTTATATCTGTTGCATCAAGTGCCACAGCATAAGCTACATCATCTTTTATGGATTCTACCCGTTCAATATCTCTATCAATGGCAAGCACTTCTGCACCTCTTGCTGCTAGATTTCGTGCTACTGCATAGCCAAAATGTCCAAGTCCGATAACTGCAAATTTGTCTGCCATTTAATTTAAAATTACTTGATTTGAGATTTTGTTTTTATAATTGATTGAGATTTTGAAGGAATATGTAATTTCTTTTTAAGATGATTAATTACTACTTCAAGTGCAATATCGCAAGTATGATTATTAGGAACAATAATATCTGTATTTTCTTTGTATGGACGGACATAACGTTCGTAAGCAGGCGAAACATGCATCACATATCTATAAAGAACATCTTCTAAATCATAACCACGTTCTTTATTATCTCTCATAATACGCCTTTTTATCTTTACTGGGTCAGTTGCTTCTACAAACAATTTCAAATCTAATAAATCAGAAATTGTTTTATGATAGAATACAAAAAGACCCTCTACAATGATAATTGGCTTAGGTTCGAATACTAATTGTTTCGGTACTATGTTTGGATTATTGAACGTATATTCTTCTTTATAGACAGTTTTGCCTGCACAAAGTTCTGCAATGTCTTTGCTAAACTGTTGGTGGTCAATAGATTGTGGGGTGTCAAAATTAGACACTCCATTTTCATCTATAGGTTGTTCTTCTCTAGGGCGATAATAATTGTCTTGTGAAATCAAGCATACATCATTTGGATTGATGCTTTTCATTAAACGACTCAAAAAGTAGGTTTTCCCAGAACCACTTCCTCCTGTAATGCCAACTAAATACGGTTTCTTCATAGCTTGCAAAGGTACAGATTTTTAAGATATTTGAGAAAAGATATTT
This is a stretch of genomic DNA from Bernardetia sp. MNP-M8. It encodes these proteins:
- a CDS encoding T9SS type A sorting domain-containing protein, with the protein product MNKKYLLTGVTVLGISTGIFGYFQLNTTSVDLSQKQESSINIEDWKEKQAAKKAAIRNREGYVKTMEISGYLKYMNDIRTKEGEKHPNYKIGYRQLALESSLEATRNARTEEEFVFDERGPGNVAGRTRCIVVDVRDTSKNTWFIGTAGGGIWKTTDGGNTWTDKSGNMSHLGITSIAQAQSSPNIMYATTGETPFGNAGINGGGVFKSTDGGDTWNRITATVPRITDFLHGTRVIVSPTDPNLVLVTSSYNPFESKGTDPEDSFTSNIFRSTNGGTSWTSVYNNTQRLQQIIAEPGNFNNMYAVGTGGEGGQLIRSTDAGLTWQDTPMTSVAETQATASGGVGRSELAISPTNPAIIYASVDIAGAVSRLLVSSDRGISWKIVEENRTQKREDYLQQGFYDNAIVVNPTDENTVYWGGVDLWKATINTATTRKVRKFLGGEKENLDFLSFTSVTGFVEWGGRVEIKNPSKSVTVEFRFGPGKSQKAHRFLAAGGGATSGVAASEYVYQDYVDVPFEVWDIENNRQLMFSFRDNVGDGEFSFTERDEANDPTYVNTREYMFVHAIPYETTPSDRITVNAGHEVDQIYFLWPFLTPNSSFSPTASSVLRLNYGDVTYQDSQITRMTHGRVSQGETPGPVSGDQLHVDHHMLTFAGSRLISVNDGGLGHSDNFGNSWKEIDNKGTNNVTTAQFYRADRHPTQDKYLGGTQDNGSLLSISQDGDASTDYKEVYGGDGMECVWHATKPDFMLVSYTNNDIVRSTDGGNSVSFSSTGISDKEDDTAPFVTRLGYSPVAPDVVFAVGSSGVFKSTNFGQDWKAKPITDELWNYNGSTTNIFPSLCDQNIVWAGSGMSEDRTMFLSKDGGETFSPLPNSINIGVSSGFATNPENRNEAYMLFGQAGVGKIWRTKNLGQSWEDISGFGQNTTSSKGFPDVVPFSMVVKGDTLLVGTEIGIMASYDDAASWSLVPNFPAVAVFSLVVKENDGQLVIGTHGRGIWSSDIGIKYDRITGILNPTDAISLKVYPNPTQDKVRFELPKITGNYDIRVYTITGQEVVRTSSKGGGNVELNIQKFVGGTYILKAIHNNKLYVQKVVLQK
- a CDS encoding ribonuclease Z — its product is MIFELTILGANAAIPAHGRFPTSQVLCINHRYYMIDCGEGAQIQLFRNKIKINKIHAIFISHLHGDHYLGLMGLLNTMNLRGRTEPLYLCAPKGLQEIIILQLKYSYAVLNYSLHFVETNQEESVFLFEDEKVTVHTIPLLHRIPCCGFLFREKEKDKNLIKEKIPTDLPVAGRIALKKGESFEYNNQILKNEEYTYAPNKRRSYAFCSDTVYLPSSPLIEIIQNVDLLYHEATFTQVHEKRAAQTFHSTGQQAALIAKEANVDKLILGHFSTRYYDLLPVLEEAQAVFPNSALAIEGETFPVNE
- a CDS encoding queuosine precursor transporter — its product is MKKIETNQKKQNLYIFLSGLFLTNALIAEVVGTKIFSLEKTLGVHPAQIKLPIWDSPLDFNLTAGVMLWPVVFVMTDIINEYYGKKGVRKISFLTAGFIAYAFFMIWVVTGLSPAAFWVEINNPLDINTAFNRIFLQSMGIIIGSLTAFLLGQIIDVVTFQWLRKFTGNKNLWLRATGSTLISQFIDSFVVLFIAFYFFGNPKWSFNQVVSVGIINYIYKFSIAILLTPTLYIVHYLIDSYLGKQTAKEMIEEASESELF
- a CDS encoding DinB family protein, translated to MQLLKTTRTNFLNLLNEFSLEQINQIPKGFSNNLVWNFGHLVVTQQLLCYKLSGNEMYISDELINKYRKGTKPEADASQAEVDELKKLAFDLIDKFEKDYSESKSMFDSYSEYPTSYNYTLKSIEDAINFNNTHEGVHYGYALALRKAIK
- a CDS encoding bifunctional 3,4-dihydroxy-2-butanone-4-phosphate synthase/GTP cyclohydrolase II; the encoded protein is MKTNNSEIKLDTIEEAIADLKAGKFVIVVDDEDRENEGDFICAAECITPEMVNFVLKEARGVLCMALTQERCDELGINLMVGKNTDPKQTAFTVTVDLLGHGCTTGVSTHDRAATIKAITDPNMKPEDFGRPGHINPLKAREGGVLRRAGHTEAAVDLAKLAGFKPIGVLIEVMDDDGSMARLPKLREVADKFDMKLITIKDLIEYRLANDSLIDKEVDVKMPTKWGDFQLHAYTQKDTGDTHLALVKGEWEKDEPVLVRVHSSCVTGDILGSLRCDCGDQLQQAMKFVEQEGKGVVLYMNQEGRGIGLVNKLKAYKLQEQGYDTVEANEKLGFKMDARDYGVGAQILRDLGVSKIKLISNNPKKRVGLIGYGLEIVENVAIEIKANPHNEKYLTTKRDKLGHTILKGK
- a CDS encoding TrkA family potassium uptake protein, whose amino-acid sequence is MADKFAVIGLGHFGYAVARNLAARGAEVLAIDRDIERVESIKDDVAYAVALDATDIKALSSQNVADMDAVLVAIGENIEGLLLTTVQLLELNVKRIIARAMADQQRLILEKLGVKEILSPEDEVGKLVAEKLLNPNMKAFLPLPDNFSIVEIQAPRRIVNRKIGQVRFKDNYALDLITIKRVYEEYHDGRKFFAEHLINRPTNDIAIEQSDVLIVLGKSNDVEKFVELNR
- the udk gene encoding uridine kinase; the protein is MKKPYLVGITGGSGSGKTYFLSRLMKSINPNDVCLISQDNYYRPREEQPIDENGVSNFDTPQSIDHQQFSKDIAELCAGKTVYKEEYTFNNPNIVPKQLVFEPKPIIIVEGLFVFYHKTISDLLDLKLFVEATDPVKIKRRIMRDNKERGYDLEDVLYRYVMHVSPAYERYVRPYKENTDIIVPNNHTCDIALEVVINHLKKKLHIPSKSQSIIKTKSQIK